Below is a window of Staphylococcus succinus DNA.
AGCATATTTACGTACAGATGGCATAGCTTTAACACGTTTACTTTCATCAACTTCTTCGTTTGATGATTGTGCAGGTGTTGCTGCTTCAGTGCTTTCTTCTGCTGGCGCTTCTTCGCTAGCTGATTCGTCACTTTCACTACCTTTAAATTGCATATCTTCTGCATCTGGTGCATCAATTTTAATAATTGTATCACCAACAACTGCTACAGTACCTTCATCTACTAATACTTCTTCAATAGTACCAGCAACAGGAGATGGAATTTCTACAACTGATTTGTCATTCTGCACTTCTGCTAAGACGTCGTCTTCTTCGATTTGATCTCCAGCTTTAACAAACCATTTTACTATTTCACCTTCGTGGATACCTTCACCAATATCGGGTAATTTAAATTCAAATGCCACGTTATTATCCTCCTAGAAATTCATATTAAGTCAAAAATTAGAAAATGAGGATGGGACGAATATGTCATGCCCTCATACTATATATAAACTTGAATGAAGTAGGTCAAACGAGGTTTCGTATTTCCTACTTCATCAAGGCTATAATTAAAATTCTAATGTTTCTTTCGCTTTTTCAATAATATCGTTTTTGTTTGGTAACCAAACATTTTCAGCTTGTGTAAACGGATAGATTGTATCAGCTGCTGCAACACGTGCGATTGGTGCTTCTAATGAAAGGATTGAACGTTCAGCTAATTCAGCTGCAACCGTTGCACCAACGCCAGCTTGACGTTGCGCTTCTTGAACAACTACTACACGGCCAGTTTTTTCAACTGAAGCCACAAGTGTCTCGATATCGATTGGTTGTACAGTACGTAAGTCAATAACTTCTACTGAATAACCTTCTTTTTCTAACTCTTCTGCAGCTTTTAATGATTCTTGAACCATTGCGCCATAAGCAATAAGTGTTATATCATTACCTTCTTGTTTTACGCTAGCTTTGCCGATTTCGATTGTGTACTCTTCTTCTGGTACTTCATCACGGAAAGAACGATACAATTTCATGTGCTCTAAGTAAACGACTGGGTCATTACTTCTGATTGATGAAATTAATAAGCCTTTTGCGTCATAAGGATTAGAAGGAATTACAACATGTAATCCAGGTGATTGAGCTAAAATACCTTCTAAGTTATCAGCGTGTAATTCTGGTGTATGAACACCACCACCGAATGGTGCGCGAATTGTCACTGGTGCTTGTTTTGAGTTACCAGAACGGAAACGTGTACGTGCAATTTGACCTGCAACAGAGTCGAATACTTCAAATACAAATCCTAAGAATTGGATTTCCATAACTGGACGGTATCCTTCAGTAGTTAAACCTAAAGCTAAACCACCAATCCCAGATTCAGCTAATGGCGTATCGAATACACGATCTTCACCGAATTCTTTTTGTAACCCTTCAGTTACACGGAATACACCGCCGTTAACACCTACGTCTTCACCGAAAAGTAAAACATTTTCATCGTTTTGTAATTCAGTTTTCAACGCGTTGTTAATTGCTTGAACCATTGTCATTTGTGCCATTGGTTACTTCGACTCCTTCTCTTTATAGATTTCATATTGCTCCGCTAAATGTTGAGGCATTTCATCGTACATAAGTTCCATTAAATCAGTAACTGATTGTTTTTCAGTATTATCTGCTTCTTTAACGGCAGTTTTGATTTCAGATTTAGCACGTTCAATGACTTCATTTTCTTTGTCTTCAGTCCATAAACCTTTATTCTCAAGGAATTTTCTATAACGAACTAATGGGTCCTTTTTCTCCCATTCAGAATCTTCATCTGATGTTCTGTATTTCGTTGGATCATCACCAGCCATAGTATGTGGACCATAACGATATGTGATTGTTTCAATTAATGTTGGACCTTCACCATTTACAGCGCGGTCACGTGCTTCTTTTGTTGCTTGGTATACTGCTAACGCATCCATACCATCAACTTGTAAACCTGGGATACCAACTGAAATAGCTTTTTGAGCTAAAGTTGTAGCCGCTGTTTGCTTACTACGAGGTGTAGAAATTGCATAGTTATTATTTTGAATAACGAAGATTGCTGGTGCTTTATAAGCAGAAGCAAAGTTAATACCTTCATAGAAGTCACCTTGTGAAGAACCACCGTCACCAGTGTAAGTAATTGCTACAGCTTGTTTGCCACGTTTTTTCATTCCTAATGCTACACCAGCAGTTTGAACATACTGTGCACCAATAATGATTTGTGGGCTAAGTGCATTTACGCCTTCAGGCATTCTATTCCCTTTAAAGTGCCCTCTTGAGAATAGGAAAGCTTCAGTTAAAGGTAAACCGTGCCAAATTAATTGTGGCACATCACGATAACCTGGTAATATAAAATCTTCTTTCTCTAAAGCGTATTGTGAAGCTAATTGTGAAGCTTCTTGTCCTGCTGTAGGTGCATAGAAACCTAATCTACCTTGTCTATTTAATGAAATAGAACGTTGGTCTAGAATACGTGTCCATACCATTCTCTCCATTAATTCAACTAGTTGCTCGTCTGACAAATCTGGTAATAGTTTTTTATTAACAACATTACCATCTTCATCCAATATTTGAATCATTTCAAATTGAGATTGAGTATCATTCAATACTTTCTCTGCATCGAATTGGGCTTTTAACTTCGGAGCCATTCAATTCACCATACCTTTCCCGTATAATAGAAATACATTTTATCCTCTAGTATTGTATCACAAAACTGTTACACTGTTAAATAATTTGAAAAAGTTCTGTAGCACTCAAAACAAGTACAGTTTTAGAACTGTATTACTGTAGTATGACGCACTGTACTACTACAAAATTCCGAGCTTTTTTTCGGAATTCAACCTAAAATGTAAGCGTAATCATGTTATATAATATAGCTTTACACATTGAATTTCAAATGAACAGCGGTTATCCTATTACATTAGATTGTCGACATCTTGTTTTTCTTTGTTCACATCGTTCATAGATTTCGAGTATTTTTTAAATACTTTATTCATTTTTTTAACTGCTTTATTTACAGCTTCTGATTTTTTATCAACCTCTTCTTGATTCCCTTGATTACCTGACGTATATTTAAACATTTCCTTCTCTTTATTCATTATACGCTTGTAGGCTTTGACATATTCGTCATGCGCCTTGTATTTTTCTTTTAATGCATCGTT
It encodes the following:
- a CDS encoding alpha-ketoacid dehydrogenase subunit beta, whose protein sequence is MAQMTMVQAINNALKTELQNDENVLLFGEDVGVNGGVFRVTEGLQKEFGEDRVFDTPLAESGIGGLALGLTTEGYRPVMEIQFLGFVFEVFDSVAGQIARTRFRSGNSKQAPVTIRAPFGGGVHTPELHADNLEGILAQSPGLHVVIPSNPYDAKGLLISSIRSNDPVVYLEHMKLYRSFRDEVPEEEYTIEIGKASVKQEGNDITLIAYGAMVQESLKAAEELEKEGYSVEVIDLRTVQPIDIETLVASVEKTGRVVVVQEAQRQAGVGATVAAELAERSILSLEAPIARVAAADTIYPFTQAENVWLPNKNDIIEKAKETLEF
- the pdhA gene encoding pyruvate dehydrogenase (acetyl-transferring) E1 component subunit alpha, which encodes MAPKLKAQFDAEKVLNDTQSQFEMIQILDEDGNVVNKKLLPDLSDEQLVELMERMVWTRILDQRSISLNRQGRLGFYAPTAGQEASQLASQYALEKEDFILPGYRDVPQLIWHGLPLTEAFLFSRGHFKGNRMPEGVNALSPQIIIGAQYVQTAGVALGMKKRGKQAVAITYTGDGGSSQGDFYEGINFASAYKAPAIFVIQNNNYAISTPRSKQTAATTLAQKAISVGIPGLQVDGMDALAVYQATKEARDRAVNGEGPTLIETITYRYGPHTMAGDDPTKYRTSDEDSEWEKKDPLVRYRKFLENKGLWTEDKENEVIERAKSEIKTAVKEADNTEKQSVTDLMELMYDEMPQHLAEQYEIYKEKESK